The region ATGCACCTGGGGGTCCACAGAAGGAAGCTGAAAACACAGTGGGCGGAATGAAGCCCAGGTGAGACGCAGCCTACGGGTGCCGTGAACTGGACAGAAAGAAGATTTCCGAAGAAATCACCCAGCCCTGGAGGAATCTGTGGCTCCTCGGGGAAAGCCTGTGAGCTCAGGTGGCCCTTTCACAAGGAGAGGTGCGGAGATGGCGTGGCGGGGCTGAAGGGACGGCCTCCCAGCCGAGAGGGGCAGGTGCAGGGTCCCTGGGGACAGCGCATGGTAAACTCACTGTGGCTACAGTGGGGACAGGGTGGGCCCGGCAGGAAGCAACGTGTCCCTGCACACATCAAGCCGCCCTgacccaccaccacctccagcaGCTGGTCCCCACCAAACCTGCCAGCTCAGCACGGGGTCAGCCCCCAGCAAAGCCCCCCACATCGGTGTCTAGGGGCTCAGGCTCCCAGGCAGCACTCCAGACCCTTACTCCAAATTCGAGTGCCCCAAACGCTATTGAGGAGACAATTAGAAAGAGAAAGGTGACGCCTGCAGCCTGCCAGGGAAGGGACTGAGCCACCCGCTATGAGCGCAGCGCCTCGGGCACAGCTGAGCCACCGGTCACGAGGGCAGCTCCCCAGGCCAGGCCCTCCAGGGCTTGGAGAAGGTGGGGGACACTGTACCCACACCAGAgccagaaggccaaggcagagagCCCCTTCTTCAGTCTAGAGGCCACCATAGGTGGTCACACCTGCCGCTACCCCTGGAGACAGCCAAAGTCAGGTGGTGGCTGAGCACAGAGCTGGGCACATGTTGACCACCAAACCCTGCCTTCTGCAGGGACTTGGGCACGTCTCTGGGCCACCTGCAGGTGCTGTGgctggctcactgtggcctcgctGACCTGGATGGCATCGCCTCTTTGCCAGCACTTAAGGTGAGTCTGGGCACCCTGGGCtggggagggctgggctgggccgggCCCTGGCTCAGAGCCCCGCGCTGCCCAGGAACTCTACGCCTCCTACAACAACATCTCGGACCTGAGCCCGCTGTGCCTGCTGGAGCAATTAGAGGTGCTGGACCTGGAGGGCAACAGCGTGGAGGACCTGGGACAGGTGCGCTACTTGCAGCTGTGCCCACGCCTGGTCATGCTCACCCTGGAGGGCAACCTGGTGTGCCTACAGCCAGCCCCTGGCCCCACCAACAAGGTGCGTGTCCCGGGCACCCGGCCAGCATGTGCATGGCCAGGAGAAGCTCCCTGTGGCTCCAGCCCCGGGGCCCCTCCTCTGGCCAGGTACTTCTGTGCCCACGCGCACCCTATGGCCTGCTCACCATGAGTTCACCTCCTCTGTCACTGGAAGTCTGACGGCTCCCAGGACATCCTCCTGGACCAGCCCTGCCAGATCCCACAGGGTCACCTGCACACACGCCATGTCCCTTAACCCACATATGCACCTGTGAGGTCCACACATAAGCCACGTGGAAACACAAAGAACCACGTGTACACggatgtgtgcatacacacacctGTGTACGCCCTGTTCAGAGCCACCTCCAGCCCCACAGGCCCCACAGACCACCCTATGCAGTATCTCGGGGCTCTGCGTGCCGTGCTCAGAGCTGGCACACCTGTGCATGCAGGCCCCGGCGTAGCTCACAGACCCTGCACAGGGCACATCTGCCCTGAGCTCACAGTGCTAGCCTCATTAGCTGCTGCTTGGTGCTGCCACATGCTGAGGTCAGCGTCTACCAGTGCCCAGTGGCTACTGCTCCGTGGGCCAGAGCCCTGAGCTGAGGGCAGTTCCATGGGCCAGAGGGCATCCTTGGACCCGGCCTTGGGTCTGGAGAGTGGGGTCCTACATCCTGAGCAGGTGAGAGCCCAGTCCCTCAGTCCCTGGGGTCTGAGAGTGACCCAAGCCCACCCCAGCAGGGTAGGCAGCATCCCCACCTCTGGGCCCCTGCGCTGCCCCACGGTGGGTCTGGGAAAGGGAGCCAGGGAAAGAGCTGGCCGGAAGGAAACACTGGACCCAgacctgccctccctccccctccccctgcagGTGCCCAGGGGCTACAACTACAGGGCAGAGGTGAGGAAGCTCATCCCCCAGCTGCAGGTCCTGGACGAAGTGCCGGCCGCACACACAGGCCCACCGGCCCCCCTGCGGCTGAGCCAGGACTGGTTTGCGGTGAAGGAGGCCATCAAGAAGGGCAACGGCCTCCCCCCGCTGGGTACGGCAACTGCGCCCGGAGGACCCGCTGCTGAGCCCCAGCTCCCCCCAGGAAGaggcccccaccccaggcctctcAGAAACGGATAGCCACATCTCATGCCCTTCCCCAGCCTTGACCCTGGTCCCCAGAGCTGTGCACACCCGGCCCCAGGCCAGGACACTGTCTCTGAGCAGCCCACAGAGGGAGAGGAAGGTCTGAAGATGAGAGCCTCTCTAGAAGGCTGCAGCGCCAGAGGCCAGCCTCAGGCCATGCAGCATGGGGATCGGGGACCCTGGTCTGTGGACAGAGTCTGGGGGGCGCTCTCAGGCTGGGCCTTGGTGACCTCTGCTTCTGAACCTCGGGCAGACTGTCCCCGTGGAGCCCCCATCTGGAGACTTGACCCCGAGCTGTCCCTGCCTGAGACGCAGCCCCGGGCCTCCAGGCCCTGGCCCTTCTCCCTGCTGGTCCATGGGGGCCCCCTGCCTGAAGGCCTGCTTTCTGAGGACCTGGCCCCAGAAGATAACACCAGCAGCCTCACCCATGGTAACTGACTTGCCTCAAAGCTGACCCTGCAGCCCCTCGGCCCCGAACCAGGCCCAGCCATGCTGTCTCTTGCAGGTGCTGGCCAAGTCCTCTGTGGGAACCCCACCAAGGGCCTGCGGGAGCGTAGGCACCAGTGCCAGGTACAGCCCACAGGGACCAGCCCCCCACGAGAACCAGTGTCCAGGGTTGCGGCCCTGATAGTGCCCTGCCCTGCCGCCATTCCAGGGCCAGAATCCCTAAAGCAGTCCCTTTTCCTCCCCAGGCCAGGGAGCCCCCGGAGCAGCTGCCCCAACACAGGCCAGGAGATCCAGCCGCCAGCACTTCCACCCCAGAGCCTGACCCTACAGACAGCTCTGACTTCCTGGCCTTGGCTGGGCTCAGGGCCTGGAGGGAACGTGGCGTGCGGTGGGTGTCCCTCCAGCTCTTCCACTGTGTGTGTCCTGTCCCGTGGGGAAATCAGGGCTGGGGCTGCCTTGGCTGAGTCATCCCCAGTCCCAAGGCTCGTGGACCATCCCTGCGTGTCCTGTCCCGTGGGGGGATCAGGGCTGGGGCTACCTTGGCTGAGTCATCGCTGGTCCCAAGGCTCGTGGACCATCCCTGTGTGTCCTGTCCCGTGGGGGGATCAGGGCTGGTGCTACCTTGGCTGAGTCATCGCTGGTCCCAAGGCTCGTGGACCATCCCTGTGTGTCCTGTCCCGTGGGGGGATCAGGGCTGGTGCTACCTTGGCTGAGTCGTCGCTGGTCCCAAGGCTCGTGGACCATCCCTGCGCGTCCTGTCCCGTGGGGGGATCAGGGCTGGGGCTACCTTGGCTGAGTCGTCGCTGGTCCCAAGGCTCGTGGACCATCCCTGCGTGTCCTGTCCCGTGGGGGGATCAGGGCTGGGGCTACCTTGGCTGAGTCGTCGCTGGTCCCAAGGCTCGTGGACCATCCCTGCGTGTCCTGTCCCGTGGGGGGATCAGGGCTGGGGCTACCTTGGCTGAGTCGTCGCTGGTCCCAAGGCTCGTGGACCATCCCTGCGTGTCCTGTCCCGTGGGGGGATCAGGGCTGGGGCTACCTTGGCTGAGTCGTCGCTGGTCCCAAGGCTCGTGGACCATCCCTGTTTGTCCTGTCCCGTGGGGGGATCAGGGCTGGGGCTACCTTGGCTGAGTCATCGCTGGTCCCAAGGCTCGTGGACCATCCCTGAGTCTCACATGCACTTGGGATCAAGAAGAGACAGGGCTGgagctcctcctcctctccccaccctagCCCCCTCCCCTGTAGGCACCCGGAGTCCCAACAGGAAGGGGCTGTAGCCCCCTGGGGCCCACGGAGGGTCCCTGAAGAGCAAGTGCACCAGGCAGAGCCCAAGACTCCCTCCAGCCCCCCAAGCCTGGCCTCAGGTACTGAGCCTGTCCCCCTGCCCCCCAGTGCCTGGGAGTGACCAACACCCCACCTCTATAGGGGGGCCCTTACCCCAGATCGGACGTGTCAGCCTGGCTCTGCTTCCTCAGCCAGGCTCTGAAAGGGACTGTGACAGGGAGGCCCCcttctgggggtggggggctcacGACCGAGGGAGGCCCAACCCAAGTCCTCCCTCTCCCAAGCCACGGTCCAAGCCCTGTGACCTTGTGGGCCACCCGGGCTGGACGAAAGAGAGGCGTTCCACAAAAGGGGGTATGAACAGAGTCCAGAGGAGTCTGGACAGAAAGAAGGAGCCACCCCAGGGCACCAGCAGGCAGAACATGGCCACTGGGCAGCTTTCAGGGACACAGGCATGAGTCCGGGGGCTGGGAGGAAAGGCGGTCAGCAGCCCcactgggagaccaaggcaggagcgTGCTGCCGCTTCACC is a window of Gorilla gorilla gorilla isolate KB3781 chromosome 9, NHGRI_mGorGor1-v2.1_pri, whole genome shotgun sequence DNA encoding:
- the LRRC56 gene encoding leucine-rich repeat-containing protein 56 isoform X1, producing MDPGWDRSRGPRPSTSSVRVRELSWQGLHNPCPQSKGPGSQRDSLGEQLVEEYLSPARLQALARVDDLRLVRALEMCVDTREGSLRNFGVHLPNLDQLKLNGSHLGSLRDLGTSLGHLQVLWLAHCGLADLDGIASLPALKELYASYNNISDLSPLCLLEQLEVLDLEGNSVEDLGQVRYLQLCPRLVMLTLEGNLVCLQPAPGPTNKVPRGYNYRAEVRKLIPQLQVLDEVPAAHTGPPAPLRLSQDWFAVKEAIKKGNGLPPLDCPRGAPIWRLDPELSLPETQPRASRPWPFSLLVHGGPLPEGLLSEDLAPEDNTSSLTHGAGQVLCGNPTKGLRERRHQCQAREPPEQLPQHRPGDPAASTSTPEPDPTDSSDFLALAGLRAWRERGVRPLPCRHPESQQEGAVAPWGPRRVPEEQVHQAEPKTPSSPPSLASESSGTSSQHLVPSPPKHPRPRDSGSNSLRWSTDLQSRGRRLRALGSWGPGLGDGVAAVPVLRALEVASGLSPRAQGRPGPKPAPDAAARPPRAAELSHPSPIPT
- the LRRC56 gene encoding leucine-rich repeat-containing protein 56 isoform X3; the protein is MDPGWDRSRGPRPSTSSVRVRELSWQGLHNPCPQSKGPGSQRDSLGEQLVEEYLSPARLQALARVDDLRLVRALEMCVDTREGSLRNFGVHLPNLDQLKLNGSHLGSLRDLGTSLGHLQVLWLAHCGLADLDGIASLPALKELYASYNNISDLSPLCLLEQLEVLDLEGNSVEDLGQVPRGYNYRAEVRKLIPQLQVLDEVPAAHTGPPAPLRLSQDWFAVKEAIKKGNGLPPLDCPRGAPIWRLDPELSLPETQPRASRPWPFSLLVHGGPLPEGLLSEDLAPEDNTSSLTHGAGQVLCGNPTKGLRERRHQCQAREPPEQLPQHRPGDPAASTSTPEPDPTDSSDFLALAGLRAWRERGVRPLPCRHPESQQEGAVAPWGPRRVPEEQVHQAEPKTPSSPPSLASESSGTSSQHLVPSPPKHPRPRDSGSNSLRWSTDLQSRGRRLRALGSWGPGLGDGVAAVPVLRALEVASGLSPRAQGRPGPKPAPDAAARPPRAAELSHPSPIPT
- the LRRC56 gene encoding leucine-rich repeat-containing protein 56 isoform X5 encodes the protein MDPGWDRSRGPRPSTSSVRVRELSWQGLHNPCPQSKGPGSQRDSLGEQLVEEYLSPARLQALARVDDLRLVRALEMCVDTREGSLRNFGVHLPNLDQLKLNGSHLGSLRDLGTSLGHLQVLWLAHCGLADLDGIASLPALKVPRGYNYRAEVRKLIPQLQVLDEVPAAHTGPPAPLRLSQDWFAVKEAIKKGNGLPPLDCPRGAPIWRLDPELSLPETQPRASRPWPFSLLVHGGPLPEGLLSEDLAPEDNTSSLTHGAGQVLCGNPTKGLRERRHQCQAREPPEQLPQHRPGDPAASTSTPEPDPTDSSDFLALAGLRAWRERGVRPLPCRHPESQQEGAVAPWGPRRVPEEQVHQAEPKTPSSPPSLASESSGTSSQHLVPSPPKHPRPRDSGSNSLRWSTDLQSRGRRLRALGSWGPGLGDGVAAVPVLRALEVASGLSPRAQGRPGPKPAPDAAARPPRAAELSHPSPIPT
- the LRRC56 gene encoding leucine-rich repeat-containing protein 56 isoform X2 encodes the protein MDPGWDRSRGPRPSTSSVRVRELSWQGLHNPCPQSKGPGSQRDSLGEQLVEEYLSPARLALARVDDLRLVRALEMCVDTREGSLRNFGVHLPNLDQLKLNGSHLGSLRDLGTSLGHLQVLWLAHCGLADLDGIASLPALKELYASYNNISDLSPLCLLEQLEVLDLEGNSVEDLGQVRYLQLCPRLVMLTLEGNLVCLQPAPGPTNKVPRGYNYRAEVRKLIPQLQVLDEVPAAHTGPPAPLRLSQDWFAVKEAIKKGNGLPPLDCPRGAPIWRLDPELSLPETQPRASRPWPFSLLVHGGPLPEGLLSEDLAPEDNTSSLTHGAGQVLCGNPTKGLRERRHQCQAREPPEQLPQHRPGDPAASTSTPEPDPTDSSDFLALAGLRAWRERGVRPLPCRHPESQQEGAVAPWGPRRVPEEQVHQAEPKTPSSPPSLASESSGTSSQHLVPSPPKHPRPRDSGSNSLRWSTDLQSRGRRLRALGSWGPGLGDGVAAVPVLRALEVASGLSPRAQGRPGPKPAPDAAARPPRAAELSHPSPIPT
- the LRRC56 gene encoding leucine-rich repeat-containing protein 56 isoform X4, translated to MDPGWDRSRGPRPSTSSVRVRELSWQGLHNPCPQSKGPGSQRDSLGEQLVEEYLSPARLQALARVDDLRLVRALEMCVDTREGSLRNFGVHLPNLDQLKLNGSHLGSLRDLGTSLGHLQVLWLAHCGLADLDGIASLPALKELYASYNNISDLSPLCLLEQLEVLDLEGNSVEDLGQVRYLQLCPRLVMLTLEGNLVCLQPAPGPTNKVPRGYNYRAEVRKLIPQLQVLDEVPAAHTGPPAPLRLSQDWFAVKEAIKKGNGLPPLGAGQVLCGNPTKGLRERRHQCQAREPPEQLPQHRPGDPAASTSTPEPDPTDSSDFLALAGLRAWRERGVRPLPCRHPESQQEGAVAPWGPRRVPEEQVHQAEPKTPSSPPSLASESSGTSSQHLVPSPPKHPRPRDSGSNSLRWSTDLQSRGRRLRALGSWGPGLGDGVAAVPVLRALEVASGLSPRAQGRPGPKPAPDAAARPPRAAELSHPSPIPT
- the LRRC56 gene encoding leucine-rich repeat-containing protein 56 isoform X6, which codes for MDPGWDRSRGPRPSTSSVRVRELSWQGLHNPCPQSKGPGSQRDSLGEQLVEEYLSPARLQALARVDDLRLVRALEMCVDTREGSLRNFGVHLPNLDQLKLNGSHLGSLRDLGTSLGHLQVLWLAHCGLADLDGIASLPALKELYASYNNISDLSPLCLLEQLEVLDLEGNSVEDLGQVRYLQLCPRLVMLTLEGNLVCLQPAPGPTNKVPRGYNYRAEVRKLIPQLQVLDEVPAAHTGPPAPLRLSQDWFAVKEAIKKGNGLPPLDCPRGAPIWRLDPELSLPETQPRASRPWPFSLLVHGGPLPEGLLSEDLAPEDNTSSLTHGAGQVLCGNPTKGLRERRHQCQAREPPEQLPQHRPGDPAASTSTPEPDPTDSSDFLALAGLRAWRERGVRVLRDLEPAPGPFTSQAPKAKRFWQQLPAVVDRPAVQGAPAPSPGQLGAWPG